A window of Infirmifilum lucidum contains these coding sequences:
- a CDS encoding complex I subunit 5 family protein: protein MFEELVVYTALSGGLLLVLARAARGRVRRALSTAIAACALAFLLQCSILERSPAGLIGLTSSLIGLVAVLSAYSLVDEDVSAHNALILALCSSSVLLATSTDLIRLFMAWEILSASVVALTAYHRDREGAEAAMKYVMLCGAGTALALSGVTLVVVETGSTSLEAVYSASPLAKVLLLTGFGVEAAIFPLHFWLPDAHMAAPSTASAVLSGVAIESAAVLVFRLVGSDAFARAVVAPLALAGALVGNFSAYRQDDLKRLLAFSSVANVNYILLAWASGNALATKFAFLHIFAHGLLKASLFIVAGVLLTAYGTRLLSKLSGAASKNNALRLTVVFAALGLTGAPPLPTFWSELYIGVGLFQYSTVLGLGFLLSVVVSFAYYFRVMYTLVTGSREGGLRENLPVILALTLIVVGIAASPIYSTIIEYFSI, encoded by the coding sequence ATGTTTGAAGAATTAGTGGTTTATACAGCGCTTTCCGGAGGACTCTTACTAGTCCTGGCCCGGGCGGCTAGAGGGAGAGTACGGAGAGCGCTGTCAACGGCAATCGCTGCGTGCGCGCTGGCTTTCTTGCTTCAATGCTCAATCTTAGAGAGATCACCCGCAGGCCTCATCGGACTAACGTCCTCACTCATAGGGCTAGTAGCCGTGCTCTCAGCCTATAGCCTCGTAGACGAGGACGTGTCAGCACACAATGCACTAATCCTCGCCCTCTGCTCGTCCTCAGTGTTGCTCGCAACTTCGACTGACCTCATAAGGCTCTTCATGGCATGGGAGATCCTCAGCGCATCCGTTGTAGCCTTGACGGCATACCATAGAGACAGAGAGGGGGCGGAGGCTGCTATGAAATATGTCATGCTCTGCGGCGCCGGAACAGCACTAGCACTATCCGGAGTAACGCTAGTGGTCGTGGAGACGGGTAGTACGTCCCTAGAAGCCGTATATTCCGCGAGCCCACTGGCAAAAGTATTACTACTCACGGGTTTCGGCGTCGAGGCCGCAATCTTCCCCCTCCACTTCTGGCTACCAGATGCACATATGGCTGCGCCGAGCACGGCCAGTGCAGTCCTATCGGGAGTGGCCATAGAATCTGCGGCTGTCCTAGTGTTCAGGCTTGTCGGGAGCGATGCCTTTGCGAGAGCAGTTGTAGCCCCACTCGCGCTAGCAGGAGCCCTGGTGGGCAACTTCTCGGCCTACAGGCAGGACGACCTCAAGAGGCTTCTAGCCTTCAGCAGTGTGGCAAACGTGAACTACATCCTGCTAGCCTGGGCCTCCGGGAACGCTCTCGCCACAAAATTCGCCTTCCTACACATCTTCGCGCACGGGCTACTGAAAGCCTCACTGTTCATAGTGGCTGGCGTGCTCTTGACAGCCTACGGGACGAGGCTACTCTCAAAACTGTCTGGAGCTGCGTCAAAGAATAATGCTCTAAGACTCACTGTAGTCTTCGCAGCTTTAGGGCTTACGGGCGCGCCCCCGCTCCCCACGTTCTGGAGTGAACTGTACATCGGGGTTGGACTATTCCAGTACAGCACTGTCCTCGGGCTGGGCTTTCTCCTCTCGGTCGTCGTGTCGTTCGCATACTACTTCCGGGTCATGTACACCCTGGTCACAGGTAGCCGCGAAGGCGGGCTGAGAGAGAATCTCCCAGTAATTCTAGCTCTAACCCTCATAGTAGTAGGCATTGCAGCTTCTCCAATTTACAGCACAATTATTGAATACTTTTCAATATAA
- a CDS encoding NADH-quinone oxidoreductase subunit 5 family protein, with amino-acid sequence MYADILVLELFTAPVLVLLLGRNRRIVEALSVASSLLAAVLSLLYAVFTEQSQLIGLPLYNDPLSKLMLCVVNVLGFLIVVYSLGYMGRDPGYTRYYSLILLFVASMSLLVLSTDIVILYLSWELVGVCSALLISFWWEKPEARRAGLKAFTVTRIGDIGLIIAIAMMLTTLKTTHIPAVLLSFSSLGSQVQAVALLLVLAAIGKSAQFPLFVWLPDAMEGPTSVSALIHAATMVKAGVYLLSRFYPLISSSEAALSAITWISITTVLLSALSALGASDVKKVLAYSTINHLGLMFLALGLGAWTAAQLHLVSHSLFKALLFLCAGLIIHESGTRDLDKVWGLWSSGLRITGVAFLIGSLSLAGVPPLPGYFSKELILTALGNRFMGSWGEVLVFIVSFLSTLYIFRLYFRLFTGCCGARRAREKELSMLLPILALALLTLGGYFLLVAASSLLGVEPELSEVNPTAVLGVVAGMLLSYSVWVKMRGEPIRRAVLPLARIADRGFYVDALYTLVASRIMGSLSSLSVKLQRGIPSVNTLWLMGLFLILLTVILGVT; translated from the coding sequence ATGTACGCAGACATACTCGTCCTCGAACTGTTCACCGCCCCTGTACTTGTACTCCTCCTGGGGAGAAATAGGAGGATTGTAGAAGCCTTGAGCGTAGCGTCGTCGCTCCTGGCGGCAGTGCTCTCATTACTCTATGCGGTATTCACGGAGCAGTCTCAGCTTATAGGCCTTCCCTTATACAATGATCCTTTATCGAAACTTATGTTGTGCGTCGTCAACGTCCTCGGGTTCCTAATAGTTGTCTACAGCCTAGGATACATGGGGCGCGACCCAGGCTATACAAGGTACTATTCTCTAATCCTCCTCTTCGTGGCGTCCATGAGCCTACTAGTACTCTCAACAGACATAGTCATCCTATACCTCTCCTGGGAGCTCGTAGGCGTCTGTAGTGCTCTCCTGATCTCGTTCTGGTGGGAGAAGCCGGAGGCGAGAAGGGCAGGGCTTAAAGCCTTCACGGTTACGCGGATTGGGGACATCGGCCTTATAATAGCCATTGCGATGATGCTGACAACACTCAAAACTACGCATATACCAGCAGTACTATTATCCTTCTCCAGCCTCGGGAGCCAGGTGCAAGCAGTCGCGCTCTTACTCGTCCTCGCCGCCATTGGCAAATCCGCACAGTTCCCGCTCTTCGTGTGGCTCCCTGACGCGATGGAGGGGCCTACCTCTGTGAGTGCCTTGATACACGCAGCTACAATGGTTAAGGCAGGCGTGTACCTGCTCTCTAGATTCTACCCGTTGATATCTTCGAGCGAGGCCGCGCTCAGCGCCATTACATGGATCTCGATAACGACCGTGCTCCTATCTGCTCTCTCAGCGCTGGGGGCCTCTGATGTCAAGAAAGTCCTAGCCTATAGCACGATTAACCACCTCGGACTCATGTTCCTAGCACTAGGGCTCGGGGCGTGGACGGCGGCCCAGCTCCACCTGGTATCCCACTCCCTCTTCAAGGCGCTCTTATTCCTGTGCGCCGGCCTCATAATCCACGAGTCGGGCACTCGAGACCTAGACAAAGTGTGGGGCTTGTGGAGTAGCGGCTTGAGAATAACAGGGGTAGCTTTCCTCATAGGCTCGCTTAGTCTCGCCGGCGTTCCCCCGCTTCCCGGCTACTTCTCAAAAGAGCTCATCCTCACAGCACTCGGGAACAGGTTCATGGGTTCATGGGGGGAAGTACTGGTCTTCATTGTCTCGTTTTTATCGACACTCTACATCTTTAGACTCTATTTCAGGCTGTTCACGGGCTGTTGCGGTGCGAGGAGAGCCCGCGAGAAAGAGTTGTCCATGTTGCTACCTATCCTAGCGCTAGCCCTGCTGACTCTTGGCGGCTACTTCCTACTAGTAGCAGCGTCCAGTCTACTAGGCGTCGAGCCGGAGCTCTCCGAGGTAAACCCAACCGCAGTCCTGGGAGTTGTCGCAGGCATGCTACTATCCTATTCAGTCTGGGTTAAAATGAGGGGAGAGCCCATCAGGAGGGCAGTACTACCACTAGCCCGGATTGCCGACAGAGGGTTCTACGTGGATGCTCTCTACACGCTAGTAGCCTCCAGGATTATGGGGTCTCTCTCAAGCCTTTCCGTCAAGCTCCAGAGAGGTATTCCCTCGGTCAACACTCTATGGTTAATGGGCCTGTTCCTAATCCTCCTGACGGTTATTCTAGGGGTGACGTGA
- a CDS encoding NADH-quinone oxidoreductase subunit NuoK: protein MSGEIIVVSTALTLVVAGLAAIAATRNMIKVVMGIQSMVLGSLLLFGLACRGSGVVAQDLFLLVATTAAASEALVMAIVLLVWERFKTIDPRRVSELRW from the coding sequence GTGAGCGGCGAAATCATAGTCGTATCTACGGCTCTAACGCTGGTTGTAGCAGGTCTCGCGGCTATAGCGGCTACGAGGAACATGATCAAGGTTGTTATGGGGATCCAGTCCATGGTGCTCGGCTCCCTCCTCCTCTTTGGGCTTGCATGTAGGGGTTCAGGGGTAGTAGCCCAAGACTTATTCCTCCTTGTCGCCACGACAGCCGCGGCCTCTGAGGCTCTCGTGATGGCTATAGTCCTCCTGGTCTGGGAGCGCTTCAAGACGATAGATCCTCGAAGAGTCTCGGAGTTGAGGTGGTAG
- a CDS encoding complex I subunit 1/NuoH family protein — protein MLEVIFQALVFPGLLFTVAMAFWFEYIERKVTARVQSRVGPLYTGPRGLLQPVVDFLKLLGKEELEPRGADKLLLRLAPVLAVTIPIFGMAYIPVASTSMPLNFQGDVLLVFLLLALSTLTIAIAGYSAITPYTSLGVGRLLIQYSMYESVFALCLAAVVVQASSVSLEGIVRYQAEHAPLAIYQPIGFIISLIALLAKLEKRPFDLPHAKQEIAAGWLTEFSGRNLAYMRLYSDLSMTWGISLVTVFYLGGPLGPGYPVLGPPAGFFWFGLKALLVSVVITLVSASSTRVRTVGLARRFWGRLFPLMLLQLSLAFLLRWLV, from the coding sequence TTGCTGGAAGTAATATTCCAGGCGCTGGTGTTCCCGGGCCTACTCTTCACGGTGGCCATGGCCTTCTGGTTCGAGTATATCGAGAGGAAGGTAACTGCAAGGGTACAGTCCCGTGTAGGGCCCCTCTACACGGGGCCTAGAGGGCTACTGCAGCCAGTGGTTGACTTCCTAAAGCTCCTCGGAAAGGAGGAGCTAGAGCCCAGAGGAGCGGACAAACTGCTTCTCCGCCTAGCTCCTGTCCTCGCGGTAACAATACCGATCTTCGGCATGGCATACATACCCGTAGCTTCAACCTCTATGCCGTTGAACTTCCAGGGAGACGTTCTACTAGTCTTCCTGTTGTTGGCACTGTCCACCTTAACAATAGCCATAGCAGGCTACAGCGCTATAACCCCGTATACTTCGCTGGGCGTTGGAAGGTTGTTAATACAGTACAGCATGTACGAGAGCGTTTTCGCGCTATGCCTAGCCGCTGTGGTTGTCCAGGCATCGTCTGTAAGCCTGGAGGGCATAGTAAGATACCAGGCAGAGCACGCGCCTCTAGCAATATACCAGCCCATAGGGTTTATTATCTCGCTGATAGCCCTCCTAGCAAAGCTCGAAAAGAGGCCTTTTGACTTACCCCACGCCAAGCAGGAGATAGCGGCAGGGTGGCTCACAGAGTTCTCGGGGAGGAACCTGGCGTACATGAGGCTCTACAGTGACCTGAGCATGACTTGGGGCATCTCGTTGGTAACGGTGTTCTACCTGGGAGGCCCCCTGGGGCCAGGCTACCCCGTGCTTGGCCCGCCAGCCGGTTTCTTCTGGTTTGGGCTCAAAGCACTCCTGGTAAGCGTCGTAATTACACTGGTGAGCGCCTCGAGTACCCGCGTCAGGACGGTTGGTCTCGCCAGGCGTTTCTGGGGGAGGCTTTTCCCCCTCATGCTTCTCCAGTTATCGCTTGCATTCCTCTTGAGGTGGCTCGTATGA
- a CDS encoding 4Fe-4S binding protein, with product MRANSSLVRIMAMSVRNLFEKPLTADLGLATGNGASRGYPRVSQEKCLGCGLCARSCPPGAISMKSVGKRVVGGREVEKQAPEFDYYKCIYCGMCADVCPAKAVEMVRRSPLEVLPGAILVAGPLDPRVGAVVAFLSILFVVLAVYVISGFLAPKGRHSEKAYEPFTGGMPSNPRWEKYYVPGIFAFVLFFLIVEAVAFILVLKPTPQTLLLFLVLLVAILIEGINLFEER from the coding sequence GTGAGGGCGAACAGTTCACTAGTAAGGATAATGGCGATGTCTGTTAGGAACCTCTTCGAGAAACCCCTAACAGCGGACTTGGGGCTCGCGACGGGAAACGGTGCAAGCCGAGGCTACCCTAGGGTCAGCCAGGAGAAGTGTCTGGGCTGTGGGCTCTGCGCCCGCTCGTGCCCCCCAGGGGCAATATCCATGAAGAGCGTAGGCAAGAGAGTAGTTGGCGGCAGGGAGGTAGAGAAGCAGGCGCCAGAGTTCGACTACTACAAGTGCATCTACTGCGGCATGTGTGCAGATGTATGCCCTGCCAAGGCCGTCGAAATGGTCAGAAGGTCTCCACTGGAGGTGTTGCCCGGAGCCATCCTGGTAGCAGGCCCTCTAGACCCTAGAGTAGGGGCTGTTGTGGCTTTTCTCTCAATACTGTTCGTAGTGTTAGCAGTGTACGTTATTTCTGGTTTTCTGGCGCCCAAAGGCAGGCACTCCGAGAAAGCTTACGAACCGTTCACGGGTGGCATGCCGTCTAACCCGCGCTGGGAGAAGTACTACGTGCCAGGAATTTTCGCCTTTGTACTGTTCTTTCTCATAGTCGAAGCAGTCGCATTTATACTGGTACTAAAGCCTACTCCTCAAACACTACTACTCTTCCTCGTTCTCCTGGTTGCGATCCTTATCGAAGGTATAAACCTGTTCGAGGAGAGGTGA
- a CDS encoding hydrogenase large subunit: MGSAKIQAKHQVIPSELKQRLLSLLAQGFSHLIAITAVDRGDHLEVLYHLGDLNGRVEHLSAEIPKSNAVLPDISPLLPGSLFYEREISDLFGVKFEGLDSQGRFILPDCYPKEAPPPLLREVKPESVKEYISQAQSCEVQAFTQPAPLSPESVVVPFGPYHPALKEPEHISLVVEGEVIKKAFLRIGFVHRGIEKAAESRTYLRDIFLLERVCGICSTHHAWTFVEAVEKLLDLGPPKRALYLRTLVAELERMHSHSLWLGLVGYWMGFETMFMWVWGMREAIMDILEEITGNRVHKSFVTIGGVRRDVSDEAVKGIARRAADFEKSVSRVLEEIVSVDEFVERTRDIGSYSLKQARKYVTVGPVRRAAGDPYDIRKIEPYGAYGELEFEVVTADRGDVYNLVLVRLKELQESARIIQQIAEKIPSGNPVPQRYFMGTVRESEAYARTEAPRGELFYYVNSNNTHTPYRVKIRTPTLPNIQLAASILEGATLSDLPLIVTSIDPCFSCMDRIQVYNAATNTSRTLTLEDLLAEVKKRRVRK, translated from the coding sequence ATGGGGAGCGCTAAAATCCAGGCGAAACACCAGGTAATTCCTAGCGAACTAAAGCAGAGACTACTCAGTCTACTAGCTCAAGGCTTTTCACACTTGATAGCTATAACTGCTGTAGACAGGGGGGATCACCTCGAAGTCCTCTACCACCTCGGGGATCTAAACGGCAGAGTTGAACACCTATCAGCCGAAATACCCAAGAGCAATGCTGTTCTACCAGATATTTCTCCGTTGCTTCCCGGCTCACTTTTCTACGAGAGAGAAATCAGCGACCTCTTTGGGGTGAAGTTCGAAGGCTTGGACAGTCAAGGCAGGTTCATCTTGCCAGACTGCTACCCCAAGGAAGCCCCGCCTCCCCTTCTTAGAGAAGTGAAACCTGAATCAGTAAAGGAATACATCTCCCAGGCACAGAGCTGCGAGGTTCAAGCCTTCACGCAGCCTGCACCCCTCTCTCCCGAGAGCGTGGTTGTCCCGTTCGGCCCCTACCACCCTGCCCTTAAAGAGCCAGAGCACATAAGTTTGGTGGTTGAGGGAGAGGTTATCAAGAAGGCTTTCCTAAGGATAGGGTTCGTGCACAGGGGGATCGAGAAGGCCGCCGAGTCTAGGACATACCTAAGAGATATTTTCCTACTCGAGAGGGTCTGCGGAATATGTAGCACCCACCACGCGTGGACGTTCGTGGAAGCTGTCGAGAAGCTCTTAGACCTGGGGCCTCCGAAAAGGGCACTCTACCTGCGCACTCTAGTAGCCGAACTTGAGAGAATGCACTCGCACTCCCTCTGGCTCGGACTAGTAGGCTACTGGATGGGCTTCGAGACGATGTTCATGTGGGTCTGGGGGATGCGGGAGGCAATAATGGATATTCTCGAGGAGATCACGGGGAATAGAGTTCACAAGTCATTTGTCACGATCGGTGGAGTGAGGAGAGATGTAAGCGACGAGGCCGTGAAAGGCATTGCGCGCAGGGCTGCAGACTTCGAGAAGTCAGTTAGCAGGGTACTCGAAGAGATAGTGAGTGTAGACGAGTTTGTCGAGAGGACGAGGGACATCGGCTCCTACAGCCTCAAACAAGCCCGTAAGTATGTTACAGTGGGCCCGGTGAGGCGTGCTGCCGGCGACCCGTACGATATAAGAAAAATAGAGCCCTACGGGGCCTACGGCGAGCTGGAGTTCGAGGTCGTAACTGCGGACAGAGGCGACGTGTACAACCTCGTCCTGGTAAGGCTGAAGGAGCTACAGGAGTCTGCAAGGATTATCCAGCAGATCGCCGAGAAGATCCCCTCGGGCAACCCGGTTCCCCAGAGGTACTTCATGGGGACTGTCCGGGAGAGCGAAGCCTACGCGAGAACAGAAGCCCCCAGGGGCGAGCTCTTCTACTACGTCAACTCAAACAATACACACACGCCCTATAGAGTGAAGATCAGGACACCCACTCTGCCCAACATCCAGCTCGCGGCCAGTATACTGGAGGGAGCCACGCTGTCAGATTTGCCGCTCATCGTGACGAGCATCGATCCATGCTTTAGTTGCATGGATCGTATCCAAGTCTACAACGCTGCCACGAATACTTCCCGCACTTTGACCCTAGAGGATCTGCTAGCAGAGGTGAAGAAGAGAAGGGTGAGAAAGTGA
- a CDS encoding NADH-quinone oxidoreductase subunit B family protein, giving the protein MRRKSLWVYHFNSGGCNGCDIEFVASLTPRYDIERLGIQLVPSPRHADVLVVTGPVTTQSAQSLRTIYDQMPEPRLVVALGTCACSGGIFSNCYNVVGGAEKVIPVNIKIPGCPVRPGMFLKALARLYGVETDGER; this is encoded by the coding sequence TTGAGGCGTAAGAGCTTATGGGTCTACCACTTCAACTCGGGCGGCTGCAATGGTTGCGATATAGAATTCGTCGCCTCTCTTACACCCAGGTACGATATTGAGAGACTTGGAATACAACTAGTACCGAGCCCCAGACACGCAGACGTCCTCGTCGTGACAGGGCCTGTAACCACTCAATCGGCCCAGTCCCTGAGAACTATTTACGACCAGATGCCAGAGCCGAGACTTGTAGTCGCGCTGGGAACCTGTGCTTGCTCCGGGGGCATATTCTCCAATTGCTACAACGTGGTGGGCGGAGCTGAGAAGGTTATTCCCGTGAACATAAAGATCCCGGGGTGCCCAGTCCGCCCGGGGATGTTTCTCAAGGCCCTAGCAAGGCTTTACGGGGTCGAGACAGATGGGGAGCGCTAA
- a CDS encoding phosphate uptake regulator PhoU translates to MSTMRLVRRVQLTGGSTYIVSIPKEWAASVGISKGSLVTLTLEHDGTIRVIPSAKKPQAATTAEVTVAKDTSQGAVVREVMSKYLVGYKTIHLKFLRDDPELRRVLKEVAVKKLIGAEVLHEDSHEMTIQVLVNIEDLPISSIILKMRDTNRSVLKDAMDAIRRRAAGSLNLEELLARDDIVDKLYLYGLRQLNTALKGYISLEEIGLSRSEEVLSYSMVLKNLERIGDHAVNIAINTRNIPGEFPGLEDLLLYGEEVTAFFEKSVKTFLNRDKKTANDLLDAKAVELREIEKRLTSIYSIGDAQLLTTLRIIAGSYRRVADYSSDILEATIDLYDL, encoded by the coding sequence ATGAGTACTATGAGGCTCGTTAGAAGAGTGCAACTAACTGGTGGTTCAACATACATAGTCTCTATACCGAAAGAGTGGGCGGCAAGCGTGGGCATATCTAAGGGTAGCCTCGTGACTCTAACCCTAGAGCACGACGGTACTATCAGAGTTATCCCGAGTGCCAAGAAACCCCAGGCAGCCACCACAGCTGAGGTCACCGTCGCTAAGGACACCTCGCAGGGAGCTGTCGTGCGCGAGGTCATGTCCAAGTACCTCGTTGGGTACAAGACTATACACCTGAAGTTTCTACGAGACGACCCCGAGCTAAGAAGAGTTTTGAAGGAGGTCGCCGTTAAAAAGCTCATAGGGGCTGAAGTCCTACACGAGGACTCGCACGAGATGACAATACAGGTTCTAGTCAACATTGAAGACCTCCCTATTTCGAGCATCATCCTCAAGATGAGAGACACGAATAGGAGTGTGCTTAAAGACGCTATGGACGCTATCAGGAGGAGAGCCGCTGGCTCTCTAAACCTCGAGGAGCTCCTCGCACGGGACGACATTGTCGACAAACTCTACCTCTACGGGCTCAGGCAACTTAACACGGCGCTCAAGGGTTATATCAGCCTAGAGGAAATTGGCCTGTCGCGCTCTGAGGAGGTTTTATCGTACAGCATGGTTCTGAAGAACCTGGAGCGCATCGGCGACCATGCAGTAAACATAGCTATTAATACCAGAAATATTCCGGGCGAGTTCCCGGGCCTTGAAGACCTCCTCCTATACGGCGAGGAGGTGACGGCATTCTTCGAGAAGAGTGTAAAAACCTTCCTTAACAGAGACAAGAAAACTGCCAACGATCTACTCGACGCCAAGGCTGTGGAATTGAGGGAGATCGAGAAGAGGCTCACTAGCATATATTCAATCGGTGACGCTCAGCTCCTCACTACTCTCAGGATAATCGCAGGGAGCTACAGGCGCGTGGCAGACTACAGCTCCGACATCTTGGAAGCCACGATCGACCTCTACGACTTGTAG
- a CDS encoding ParB N-terminal domain-containing protein, protein MLDLKVSLLNIYLIKPHEMYIEERVRAIMEDMTGRGVLIKPVVVERGEFVLLDGHHRFEALKRLGISIIPAVLVDYWDPRIVVKSWVNGATCSKQEVIRRALRGDLFPPRTTRHVFIDGLYEKHISEIVPEVNINISNLKALTR, encoded by the coding sequence ATGCTTGATCTGAAAGTTTCATTACTGAACATTTATTTAATAAAGCCACATGAGATGTACATTGAAGAACGAGTTAGAGCTATTATGGAGGATATGACAGGGAGGGGGGTTCTAATAAAGCCTGTAGTCGTAGAGCGCGGAGAATTCGTCCTGCTCGACGGTCATCACAGGTTTGAGGCTCTCAAGAGGCTGGGCATTAGCATTATCCCGGCAGTCCTGGTGGACTACTGGGATCCAAGAATAGTAGTGAAAAGCTGGGTCAATGGCGCTACTTGCAGTAAGCAAGAAGTCATAAGGCGTGCACTGAGGGGGGATCTCTTCCCACCCCGCACGACACGCCACGTATTTATTGATGGGCTCTACGAGAAGCACATTTCGGAGATTGTTCCTGAAGTGAACATAAATATCTCTAACCTCAAGGCTCTAACTCGATAA
- a CDS encoding putative sugar nucleotidyl transferase, with product MFTIAEGRERTLVVFESPEDAANLEPLTLTRPVFLLKAGPRTVLEEIKLTLGTPSVLYTRPYLAELVFRQTGIPVNLKGRLRNVIAVNASYIPLGGVECGFGEAYFYRGKLVYACIRELVIDEPSNAAEVVAEASTRLGAQELKEALTVIRLWDLPRLAHATIPREAKRLPWTPATPSGVSLVGEPSRLYVHPESRVIPPVTVDTSKGPVIIEAGAVVGSFTYIEGPAYIGAGTTVRASTVIRAGTSIGEKCRIGGEVSESIVHGHSNKAHDGFLGDSYVGEWVNIAAGAITGNLRNDYGEIVLYTLKGSIRTGEIKVGSFIGDHARVSIGTMLNAGTIIGVASNVIAPEMAPKYIPSFTRFYRRRLEEIPLDEALAAINRMMERRGRKLSQEEIAVLRHIHESTAEERKYYMKFYAERYG from the coding sequence GTGTTCACTATCGCTGAAGGAAGGGAGAGAACCCTAGTGGTTTTCGAAAGCCCCGAGGACGCGGCAAACCTAGAGCCGCTAACCCTTACCCGCCCTGTTTTCCTCCTCAAAGCCGGCCCTAGGACAGTACTAGAGGAGATAAAACTAACCCTGGGCACACCTAGCGTCCTTTATACGAGGCCTTACCTCGCAGAGCTGGTGTTCAGGCAGACAGGCATACCTGTAAACTTGAAGGGCCGCCTGCGGAACGTCATCGCTGTAAACGCGAGCTACATCCCCCTGGGAGGGGTGGAATGCGGCTTCGGCGAGGCCTACTTCTACAGGGGTAAGCTTGTCTACGCCTGCATAAGGGAGCTCGTGATAGACGAGCCCTCCAATGCGGCGGAAGTAGTAGCCGAGGCCTCGACTAGGCTCGGGGCACAGGAGTTGAAGGAAGCGCTTACGGTGATCAGGCTCTGGGATCTCCCTAGGCTCGCGCACGCCACTATACCGCGCGAAGCTAAACGCCTTCCCTGGACTCCAGCCACCCCTAGCGGTGTAAGCCTAGTCGGGGAGCCCTCCCGTCTTTACGTTCACCCTGAGAGCAGGGTAATCCCGCCTGTCACTGTTGACACGAGCAAGGGTCCGGTGATCATCGAGGCCGGAGCAGTAGTAGGTTCATTCACGTACATAGAGGGGCCAGCGTACATCGGGGCCGGGACGACTGTTAGGGCCTCGACGGTAATAAGGGCTGGTACAAGCATCGGTGAGAAGTGCAGGATCGGCGGAGAAGTTTCTGAGAGCATTGTACACGGGCACAGTAACAAGGCCCACGACGGATTCCTCGGGGACTCCTATGTTGGGGAGTGGGTCAACATAGCGGCCGGGGCGATAACCGGTAACCTCAGGAACGATTACGGCGAGATCGTATTGTATACCCTGAAAGGGTCTATCAGAACCGGCGAAATCAAGGTTGGGTCGTTTATCGGCGACCACGCAAGGGTAAGCATCGGGACAATGCTCAATGCCGGGACAATAATTGGAGTAGCGTCGAACGTCATTGCACCAGAAATGGCCCCGAAATACATACCGAGCTTCACGCGCTTCTACAGGAGGAGGCTGGAGGAAATACCGCTTGACGAGGCGCTAGCCGCGATTAACAGGATGATGGAGAGAAGAGGGAGGAAGCTCTCCCAAGAAGAAATCGCAGTCCTGAGACACATACACGAGTCAACAGCGGAGGAGAGGAAGTACTACATGAAATTCTACGCGGAGCGTTACGGCTAG
- a CDS encoding phosphate signaling complex PhoU family protein, producing the protein MSLARRIIRLGRASLSITLPRTWVEKNNLKEGDTVFVEDYDNYLLISPVRRHEQFKEEVKVLEATPGDEDSLERMIIALYQAGYTSIKVVSRSGRVTPELRDSVRKTLKRLVGLEVFEEGSDYILLQMVADASLIEIPKVLGRMEVLVLNSIRDLEEFVATGDTSYLRDIIERDEEIDKFYFLLSRQVALSIMYSWYSPKVGVRNKALLLPLFNYGKTLERVGDVIASIARIAHLVNISADYVQLIRSSFENAVRAFKTGEEGAKLEIMKAYRDYFSHFEPSSLLDHLVGNILSLALDMLESRVEMEVFEEFSNYISQP; encoded by the coding sequence ATGAGTCTGGCCAGGAGAATAATCAGGCTGGGAAGAGCGAGCCTGTCGATAACACTGCCTAGAACATGGGTCGAGAAGAACAACCTGAAGGAGGGGGACACCGTCTTCGTCGAGGACTACGACAACTATCTATTAATATCTCCGGTGCGACGGCACGAGCAGTTCAAGGAGGAGGTGAAAGTGCTGGAGGCGACGCCTGGGGACGAGGACTCCCTTGAAAGAATGATTATAGCGCTCTATCAGGCGGGATACACTTCTATCAAGGTCGTCTCGAGGTCGGGGAGAGTGACTCCAGAGCTCCGCGACAGCGTGCGAAAGACCCTTAAGAGGCTTGTTGGCCTCGAAGTGTTCGAGGAAGGGTCTGACTACATCCTCCTGCAGATGGTTGCTGACGCGTCCTTGATTGAGATACCGAAGGTCTTGGGCAGGATGGAGGTTCTAGTACTCAATAGCATAAGGGATTTAGAGGAGTTCGTAGCTACGGGCGATACGTCGTACCTCAGGGACATCATAGAGAGAGACGAGGAAATAGACAAGTTCTACTTCCTCCTAAGCCGACAGGTAGCCTTATCCATAATGTACAGCTGGTACTCTCCGAAAGTAGGCGTCCGGAATAAGGCCCTCCTACTCCCCCTCTTCAATTACGGGAAGACCCTGGAGAGAGTTGGAGACGTGATAGCGAGCATAGCTAGGATAGCCCACCTAGTGAACATAAGCGCAGACTACGTCCAGCTGATAAGGTCTTCCTTCGAGAACGCCGTAAGAGCCTTCAAGACGGGCGAGGAGGGGGCTAAGCTCGAGATAATGAAAGCCTACAGGGACTATTTCAGCCACTTCGAGCCCTCAAGCCTCCTAGACCACCTGGTCGGGAACATACTGTCCCTAGCGCTCGACATGCTGGAGTCAAGAGTTGAGATGGAGGTCTTCGAAGAGTTTTCAAACTACATATCGCAACCTTAA